From one Pseudanabaena sp. FACHB-2040 genomic stretch:
- a CDS encoding AraC family transcriptional regulator N-terminal domain-containing protein, producing MRNHLHTTYIQYDRMHYLLATVVLSVASQILEASKAQPYFQGSRSEAAE from the coding sequence TTGAGAAATCATCTGCATACTACCTATATTCAGTACGACCGGATGCATTATCTGCTGGCTACGGTCGTACTGTCGGTTGCCAGCCAAATTCTGGAAGCGTCCAAAGCGCAACCATACTTTCAAGGTTCTCGTAGCGAAGCTGCTGAATAA